A segment of the Oncorhynchus tshawytscha isolate Ot180627B linkage group LG19, Otsh_v2.0, whole genome shotgun sequence genome:
TATACCTACAGGGAGGTTTGAGGTGGCATGTAACCTATGACCTCAGGGAGGGTTGAGGTGGCATGAGCTATACCCACAGGGAGGGTTGAGGTGGCATGTAACCTAGCTATACCCACAGGGAGGGTTGAGGTGGCATGTAACCTAGCTATACCCACAGGGAGGGTTGAGGTGAAATGTAATAATCACAGGGATTGAGGTGGCATGTAACCTGAGTACCCACAGGGATTGAGGTGGCATGTTAGCTATACCCACATTAGGGTTGAGGTGGCATGTAACCTAGCTATACCCACAGGGAGGGTTACTGGCATGTAACCTAGCTATACCCACAGGGAAATGGCATGTAACTAGCTATACCTACAGGGAGGGTTACTGGCATGTAACCTAGTTACCTACAGGGAGGGTTGAGGTGGCATTAACTAGCTTACTAATTATGAGGGGACTATGTGTGTGCCTACTGAGTTTGTATACTTTGGTTTACTATAGTAGTGAAGTTATTTCTGGCATTTttactgttgaaaaacatttttaaatattcATTCCCATTTGTCCTCATCCTTTGGATCCTCAGTCTTAGGATCACCTGGACAGGGAAGATATTtccaaaaaataaaaagtaaatatgTTGTTCCATTTGCTGCCTGCTCTCAGTCATCTAGACTTCAACAATGATCATATGCAGTGTGGTTTTTTCTCTCGTGGAAGTGTGACTGACAGTGATGATGAATGGGGATCTACAGGGGATCTGGGGGACCCATTGACCCTTGGGCCCTTACACAGTCTGTTTCTGCTGGAGCACTGAAGGGCCActccctatttccctccctcccactcttttGCCATCCAACCCACCATCCATCACCTCTGACTGTCACCCACTGCTGCCAGGACTGGCAGGCCTACTCCATCATGACCACACACCTCTGCCTTCCGAGTTACCAGAGGGCCATGAGGATGGATGTATAGGTAGATTCAGGGATAATATAGTGCTTAAATAAAAAGGTTGGCCAGCTCTTGGAAATAAATAATTACTTAGATGTATCAGCGGCAGACAATGAATATTTTGTCCATCAAACATTCGACACCATATGACATACACACATTCTGTATCCTTTTGTGTGTTCTTTAATTTGACCGaataacacactacactacagtgaaATTACAGAGGTAAGGTATGTTAGCTAAAGGGGATAATTCAATATGCAGGATAGTGTGATAACCAGTCCAAAGTCACATGATCAGAGAGAGATGACTCACAGTTTGTCAGCTTGTCAGCCTAAGAAAGTAAACTCGATCAATAATCAACATTGTGAATGTAATGAGTCATTAGGCATTACTAATTATAACTGTTACTATTACTAActgttactattactattactaaatgttactaactattactattactaacggttactaactattactattactaattATCACTAACTACTACTATCACTAActgttactattactattactaactgttactattactattactaattataactattactatcactaactgttactattactattactaactgttactattactattactattactaactGTTACTAACTCTTACTATTACAAACTTTTATTAACTATTACTATCACTAACTGTTATTAACTATTACTATAactaactattactattactaactGTTACTAACTATAACTATTACTAACTGTTACTAACTGCTAcaaactattactattactaactTTTACTAACTATTACTTTAACTAACTAGTACTATTACTAAATGTTACTACCTACCTAACTATTACTATAactaactattactattactaactgttacttactattactattactaactGTTACTATCTATTACATTACTGACTGTTGCTATCTATTACTATTACTAACTGTTACCAACTATTACTATTACCAACTATTAATATTACTAGCTGTTACTAACTATTACTATTGCTAACTGTTACTAACTATTACTAACTTTTACCAACTATTAATATTACTAACTGTTACAAACTTTTACTTTTACCAGCTGTTACTAAATATTACTATTACAAACGTTTAccaactattactattactaactattactattactaactGTTACTAACTGTTACTAAATATTACTATTGCTAACTGTTactaactattactattactaactGTTAccaactattactattactaactGTTACCAACTATTACTTTTACCAGCTGTTACTAAATATTACTATTACAAACTTTTACCAACTATTACTATAactaactattactattactaactgttacttactattactattactaactGTGACTATCTATTACTATGACTAAAAGTTAccaactattactattactaactaTTACTATAACTAACTGTTACTATCTATTACTATTACTGACTGTTACGATCTATTACTATTACTAACTGTTAccaactattactattactaactattactattactagctGTTACTAACTATTACTATTGCTAACTGTTactaactattactattactaactGTTACCAACTATTACTAACTGTTACCGACTATTACTATAactaactattactattacttactgttactaactattactattactaactGTTACTAACTATTACTATTGCTAACTGTTACTAACTAATAATATTACTAACTGTTACCAACTGTTACTATTAGTAACTGTTACAAACGTTTGCTATTACCAACTGTTACTAAATATTAATATTACAAGCGTTTAgcaactattactattactaactattactattactaactGTTACTAACTATTACTATTACATACTTTTACCAACTTTTACTATTACTAACTGTTACCAACTATTACTTTTACCAACTGTAACTAAATCTTACTATTACATACTTTTAccaactattactattactaactaTTACTATTGCTAACTGTTACTAACTATTACTATTGCTAACTGTTACtgactattactattactaactgttactaactattactattactaactGTTACAGACAAATACTATTACTAACTGTTactaactattactattactaactGTTATTAACTATTAATATTACTAACTGTTACTAACTATTACTATAAttaactattactattactaactGTTACAAACAATTACTATTACGAACTGTTAccaactattactattactaactgttactaactattactattactagctGTTACTATTACTAACTTTTACTATTGCTAACTGTTactaactattactattactaactgttactaactattactataactaactattactattactaactGTTGCCAACTATTAATATTACTAACTGTTACTATCTATTACTATTACTAACTGTTAccaactattactattactaactGTTACTAACAATTACTATTACCAACTGTTACCAACTAATACTATTAttaactattactattactaactGTTACTAACTATTGATATTACTAACTGTAACTAACTATTGCTATTACTAACTGTTACTAACTATTACTATAACTAACTGTTACTAACTATTACTATTGCCAACTGTTACAAACTTATTACTATTACTAACTGTTAccaactattactattactagctGTTACTAACTATTACTTTGactaactattactattactagctGTTACTAACTATTACTATAACTAACTATTACTATAATGAACTTTTACTATTACTAACTATGACTATTTCCAGAGATTTAATGACAGTGAGGGCATGTAAATCTTAGCATATCATGAACAGACAAGAATCTTGTGCTGTACTGTCACTGGTAAAATGTTAGTCGTGGGATGCGCTCTTCTCCAGCCGTTTAACAATGACAGCTTTGTCAAAAGAACTCAAAGGAGGCAAAAATAAGTCTGTACACCCCTGGGCCGGTTGGTGAAGTGTGCCTCACccccctttcctcttctcctctcacatTGCTTCTACGTCTTCCTTCGTCCCTTTCTTCGGTTGCATTGACATAACCTCCAAACAATCCACAGAGGCAGCTGCTCATCGAGACGCTTCACTCTCTCTCAACTCACTTAATCTTACTCTTTCTGTAAGCTTTTGTCTCAGTCTCCTTCATTTCATAGATGTGTGAATGTCCCATGATCTCACAAAGACCATCTTATTCTGACATGACATTATGACCTCTGTTTTGTTTTGACTTTTGCAGTGTAAAGACAGATGGCAGATGATGGTACTGTACCCATTCTAGTGAGAACCGCAGCAGAACTCACTCCCAACCCAGTCCAACATCACTGTCTGGTACCTTCATTATACAGAACTATCTAGCTGCTTGTTGGCCATAGGCATTCTAATGGAAGGTGGCATACACTTCTGTTCCCATAATTCCATAGGGTATTGGGGCAGTGGACCACACACAAAGGGCTCCAGATTCATCATTGTCTGGGTCAGGCCAGTCTGTACAGACAATGGCCTAGCAGTGACTAAGTTTGACATTCGTCACAAAGACAGGGTGTGAAGTCATTGTTGCTCCCATCATAATTTAGTCCCTGACATGCTTTCTGATGCACTGCTGCAGCCTCATTATAGACCTGTCTGTCACAGTGTGTCTGCAGACAACAGTTGGGGGAGATTGAAGAAGAGCTGAGCACTTTGATCACAATGCCCATCCCTGGCTAATTCCCTGGGACAATAGCGAGCTACTGATGGTAGAGGAAGGAGGATGGGTGCTGCCAGGGAAACAAATAGAACCTTACAGTGTATCTCAGCAGGGGGCACTCCTCTCTGAGGTCTGTGGAGAGTTGGAGACTTTTGTGGCCCaggtcaggacagacagacagtatttgAAGAAACTGATTTCTAAAGGGTGTCGTCATTAATTTCAAATGTTTTGCTGTCATAGGTCATTACAGATCCCATGGCATGAACCTGTTGCAAGAGTAGTGGTACTACCCACTGGATACATCCTCAAGCTAATCACCACACTACATAGTACATAGCACATACTACATGGGTTACTAAATCAGCTACCAATGGGCTCATTAGCACTGTTTCactataaaatcaaataaaactaaACTACAGAGTGGGGTGACACTCTGGAAGAAGGTGCAGAGGACAAGGGAATAAGGGGTGCTTGAGGTGGGGTTGAGGGGGAATGGGGCAGACTAAATAAGGGGTGCATGTGGTGGGGTTGAGGGGGAATGGGGAGGCGGAATAAGGGGTGCTTGAGGTGGGGTTGAGGGGAAATGGGGAGGCGGAATAAGGGGTGCTTGTGGAGGGGTTGATGGGGAATGGGGAGGCGGAATAAGGGGTGCATGTGGTGGGGTTGAGGGGGAATGGGGAGGCGGAATAAGGGGTGCTTGTGGAGGGGTTGATGGGGAATGGGGAGGTGGAATAAGGGGTGCATGTGGTGGGGTTGAGGGGGAATGGGGAGGCGGAATAAGGGGTGCATGTGGTGGGGTTGAGGGGGAATGGGGAGGCGGAATAAGGGGTGGAGGGGTTGATGGGGAATGGGGAGAATGAATAAGGGGTGCTTGTGGTGGGGTTGATGGGGAATGGGGAGGCTGAATAAGGGGTGCTTGTGGTGGGGTTGAGGGGGAATGGGGAGAATGAATAAGGGGTGCTTGTGGAGGGGTTGATGGGGAATGGGGAGAATGAATAAGAGGTGCTTGTGGTGGGGTTGAGGGGAATGGGGGAGAATGAATAAGGGGTGCTgtggaggggttgagggggaATGGGGAGGCTGAATAAGGGCTGCTTGTGGAGGGGTTGATGGGGAATGGGGGAGAATGAATAAGGGGTGCTTGTGGTGGGGTTGAGGGGAATGGGGGAGAATGAATAAGGGGTGCTtgtggaggggttgaggggaatGGGGAGAATGAATAAGGGGTGCTTGTCGTGGGGAATGGGGGAGGGTGAAGAAGGGGGCTTATGGTGGGGTTGAGGCAATTTATATAtactagatgactgacagggggtgCTGTTTTGAAGCCCCCacacctccatcttggcactcccacAACGTTGTAAAAATTATATTTTGGAAGctacaaaaatgtatttattaatgtCTGCATTTGTTTTTGCCACATGTATTACACTATAGACACCTTAATGAATAATTAAAAATGACATGATGTgaattattttgttttttaaatcaactAATATTACTGTCCCCactgcaacaacaaaaattcttaaataaatgtaattttgtctttgaaacatttaattgaaatactgtagaattccattcattcctatggaggactgctccttctggggagtaccaatatggctgacggtggcttcaaagcctctcattggccattACACAGCATTAACAGCCcaggggtaggagagggggaatgggggagGCTGAATAAGGGGTGATTGAGGTGGGGTTGAGGGGGAATGGGGGAGGCTGAATAAGGGGTGCTTGAGGTGGGGTTGAGGGGGAATGGGGGAGACTGAATAAGTGGTGCTTGAGGTGGGGTTGAGGGGGAATGGGGGAGGCTGAATAAGGGGTGCTTGAGGTGGGGTTGAGGGGGAATGGGGAGACTGAATAAGGGGTGCTTGAGGTGGGGTTGAGGGGGAATGGGGAGGCTGAAGAAGGGGTGCTTGTGGTGGGGTTGAGGGGAATGGGGAGGCTGAAGAAGGGGTGCTTGTGGTGGTTTTGAGGGGGAGAGTAGCAGAAAGGAAAAGGGGTCAACAAATAGCTGGCGCCAGCGGCTGCAGAAGCCTGCATGCCTGGAGAAGATTTAGTGTTGAAGCAGAGGGAGGCCGAGCATGAGCCCATTGGGCCTGTGAATGTGGGGCTGTTCATGGCTGATTTCATGCCTGGTTGATCAGAGGCTGCCGGGCCAGGCCTCACGACAGCTGCAGGGCCTGCTGGCCGCCCGCGCCCTGGCCCGGCACAAAGgcagcacagcacacagcacaagAATGGTTGACAGGCTGTTGTTAACGACGGAAACTGTGTGAGGTATCAGGGAGCTAAATACTGCCAGTGTTAATCAAGcgaagaaaggggagagggagcagagagaaaggaggtgaGATGATGTTCTGTATCTGAAGCATTGTTATACTGCAAGGTTTTTACTATACAGAGCATCTAATCATGGCATAATATTAATATAACAATATATTTTTAACAAAGTGTTTCCTTGATTATCCCCCCAAAATTTCCACTCACTTTTTGTCCACTGACCAACCTACTTCTGATATTATCGTGTCATAAACCATCCCATTCACAAGACCCAAATATCCCCCACATTGCTTCGCTCACACGCCTTGAAGCAACAGGCTGGGGGTTATGTCTTGAGTTTTATTGGACTGACAGAAGTTTACAAGTGACTGGAAGTTCTGGTCAAGGCCATGTTGTCCTTCTGGGCAGGGGTTTATAAGCATAGGGCTCAAAGAGAGGACGTGTGCGGAGGATTCTGAATGCCAAGACACAAAACCACAAAACCTTGACCTTGAACTTGACCCCCAGTTTCTCCATAGTGAACACACAGGCTGTGCCACGATCTCGGTAGGCAAGTCTGCATGGCTCTTAGAGGAGATAGCCAGGCCGTTTCAGGCCTTCTGCATGCCTCACCAGTCACCAGTTCATGGATCCTACAGGGCGGGTGTCAGCCGGAGCTACAGAGACAGCAGAGGGTTGTGCAGTCTCCTGGACAGGCCAGTCTGTTGATCCGTATACAAGGCTCTCTAAGGACATGTCCTGGCCATCCCATATCAGGCCCTCTGTCTGCATGCCTCTCCACCCCTTGGGTCCTACAGGGTTGAACTGATTATGATATCTATATTTGAAGCAGCCAACCTGACCAGTCTGATAAGAATCATACTAATCAGTCCTCATGATATGATTGAGATAATCACATAAAATAACAGCATTCGTTACGATGCTTCTCTACAACATTCCCATGCGACTGTCCATTCTTTAGTGCATTCTTTTGTCACAATGCAGCTAAACGTTGTCAGGTGCTACACTCTCCCACCATTGTCATGACATCAATTTGACACATCTTGCTTCTAATATTGGGTGCGCATGCTGAGGAGAACACACAATTCTCAAACTAAAGAGTGAAATCTTTCAAGATGAACATTCAGAAGAAAtgcctgtgttgtgtgttgcACTGTCAGTGACACTGATGGTTACTGTCCAAGCCGGGGTGGGATACGACCCAAAGACCTCTTGTGACCCGTATCGTCACAGGCAGCCTAGAGCTAGCTGAACTTTCATAGGCTCTATCCTGACTGACAACCTATAGTGGCCCGCTTCAGACACTCTCTGGTGGACAGTAAGTGGGTTGTGGTACAATGGCTATGGTGTCAATACCATGTTAAGAGAGTTTTACACTGCCATTGCAACCAACAGAATACGGTTACATTGAAGCAATAACTTAACTATTTGAACCTGAGGAGCATCTCTCGTTGTATGTGATATTGTCGTCAGGTTCTGGACGTGGCAAAACCAGCTGCTAGCTAGTGTAACACACCTCACCTTCCGTGAGTGTGGGCCTGAGACCAGCTCAGCTGAACCAATGAGAAGCTGAGTTGGCTTTGTGGAGGATAGAACACGGTGAGTACTGACTGAGTTTGTTGCCATGACGCCATGACACGACAGCAGTTACCCTTGCAGGGCAGgaacagccagtcagccagccagtcagtcagtcagtcagtcagtcagtctgtcagtcagccagccgtCTTAATATGGGTAACGAGAAGGGAACTTTCCCCAgcactgtttaaccaccaccaccccatgTTAATGATGCCCCCAGGTTACAGTGCTAGCGTGTGAACCATGTCTCCACGTCCCCTCACACAGATTACCTTTCTGTATCTCTGGGCTCCATGATCGCCTCACCATTCAACCCTTTGTCCCCCCTGATGCGGAGACTGACTGCTGTTTTCACCCTGGTTTGTATGAAGCATAATAAGATGCATGTAGCAGGTCAAGTCCCTGCCACAGGCTAACAGCATcaccagagagaagagaagcattTTCCCACCATAAATGATACTGCATGGATAGTAGAAAATATATATGTAGCCTAATGTACTATATTGGATGACATGGTATTTGAATTTTCTAAATCTCAAAAGGATAAATGTCAAATTAGACTTAATTCCTGAAAACGACTGATCTATCAGTCTCATGCAGTAGAGCATCATAATAACTGCACTGGAAGCTAAATTAAGTGGTTTTGTGCCAAGGTCCAAATGTAGTCACCATCCCCTTGGGAACCGACAAAGGCATTTTGTCCTCCACCCTATCAACACTTACAGCAGGACAAGCCCATCATGTGATAAGAGAAAATATGTTGGATCACCTCCAAAGCCAaaaggttagaggagagaggggagggagggagggcgggaaagagagagagagggcagagagagagggaagggagagagggagagagagagggcagggagagagggagagagagagggcagggagagaggggagggagagagggagagagagagagagggcagggagagagggcagggagagagggagagagagagggtagctaACTATGTTCCACTCAGCCAAGACTGGGTACATTGTCCTGCCACTGTGGGAAACTCTGAAAACTTCATTCTAGTGATTACCAGGAAACTATAGATGCCGTATCAGTCACTCTGCTGCCTTCTCACTTCAGCTGCATCAGCAGAAATATGTCCAATTTGGCGATGCATTACTGCCACACGAGATGACTCTGaaactctctctatctttctctctacctcctgcTCTCCATCACCTTAtttgtgaatgaatgaatgtctggCCTTCATTGTAAAGTGGTGATGTCTTATGGGAGGCAGTATTTCATTATTCTAGATTATTATATTCTTAGTATCAGGAGATTCTTAGAGTCAGAAGGCTCTTCTTAGATTTTTAGAGTCAGAAGATTCTTAGATTTTTAGAGTCAGAAGATTCTTAGATTTTTAGAGTCAGAAGATTCTTAGATTTTTTTGAGATAGCTCCAACACTTGATCACATTCAGCCATGCTGAAGTTTCCAAACTTCAAAGGCTATCATATTTAGAACAAAAAATGTCTCACTTGTCTGTTTGCACCTGTCACAATACTCTCACACAACTGATGTGCATACACTGTCTCTGTTAAGACTGCCTCAGTTAAAAAAGCGAATGTTCAAGTAAAGACAGAGATCGGATGCGTTTCTGTAGAGCAGAGGACATGTTACTGCCATCTAATGGACAGAGCTATAACATCACAGCATTACGTTACCTCTAATCTAATCCTGTCCTGTGTAGCAGTTCCTAGGAGTGTCCAACATCAGGGCCGGATTACCGAACGGACATGCAAGGCACGTGCTCGTGGTCCCCAGGGCCCTCTGCAAGGTCTTTCAGAAAGCATATGATAACAAaaagtgtagaattgcaagaaatttgcttaaaaactgcaacattttctcttagcttcatgacaaaatatgtagaatagcattataaaactTTTTCTCTTtgcaccatggcaaaatgtgttgaagGAGGGCTGGAGGTCAGTGCCCCGGGGCCCCTGTTCCACATCACACTACTAACCTATAATGCCTTTGCTAATCGCATAATACAACCTCTGACGTCTTAAACACAACCTCTGACGTCTTGAACCACCGTCCCTCCACCTTAGCCCCACAAACCTTACAGACCCTGATACAGCCACAAGCCATGGTTACTCTCCCCTAGATGCAAATCTACCTGTGGTTTATCCAGAGGAGATGCAGAGATAGCAAACTAATGTTATCAAGGCCTACCTTTCTTCAGGCACCCACACAGTGCACTTTACCCACAGGTTAATGGTCTACTGGTTAGGTGAACTAGGTTGCATGGGCGTATGTTTCTGTCATGAGATCAATTTGAACGGGACAGCCCTAGATCAGAGCGGCACTTtgaactgtgacacacacacacacacacacacacacacacacacacacacacacacacacacacacacacacacacacacagccttagaACAACAGTGCTCAGGAAACTAAGATCCTTATCAGGGTTCCTGCATTGTGattgatgtactgtatatacactatatgTTTTGTTGAAGAGATCCATCAATTTCCACTCATTCATACTAATCACACTAATAAATCACACTAATAAGTTGCACAACCAAGTAAAAAGTCACTGGATCACCATTTCTGTAGCAGACCCTGATAACCTCCACCTCAGCGGGCTGATCAaccgctcagacacacacacacacacacacacacacacacacacacacacacacacacacacacacacacacacacacacacacacacacacacacacacacacacacacacacactcacacagggtgGGCAGGAGCATCAGGTGGGGGAAGAGGGGCAGGAAGCTCAGGAGGGGGAAGCGGGGCAGGAGGgtcgagggggagagggataggagggggaaggaggggcaggagggggaaggaggggccGGAGGGGGAATGAGGggcaggagggggaaggaggggcaggaggagaaggaggggggcaggaggagaaggagggaagggggcaggagggggacaggaggagaaggaggggaaggagggtcaggagggggaagagggataggagggacaggaggggcaggagggaggagggcaggaggaggaagagggggacaggaaggggaaggagggtcaggagaggaggggagggtcaggggggaggagggtcaggagggggaggagggtgaggagaaggaggagaggcaggggatgGAGGACGgtcaggaggggggaggagatggaggagggtcaGGAGGGTCAGGAGATGGAAGAGGGTCGGGGagcagaaggagaaggagggggcggaggtggaggagggtcaggagggggaggagggttaggagggaaaggagggtcaggagatggaggagggtcaggagggggaggaggggcagggggcaggaggagaagggggaggagatggaggagagttggggggcaggaggggcaggaggggCAGGATGGTCGGGTTAGCAGAAGGgtcaggagaaggaggagggtcaGGAGGGTCAGGGGGATGAGGTCAAAAGGGTCAGGAGGGGGACGAGGGTCCGGAGAGTCAAAAGAGGGAAGAGggtcaggagagggaggagggtcggggagcagaaggagaaggagggggcagaggtggaggagagtcaagaggggaaggaggggcaggaagggaaggagggtcAGGTGATGGAAGAAGgtcaggagggagaggagggacaggaggggcaGAAGGGGCAGGAGGGGGAAAAGGTGCAGGAGATTCAGGAGGGTCGTGTGGGCATGAGGGTTGGTAAGGGGAGGATGGgtaggtgggggaggaggggcagGAGGGGGAGGGTCTTAGGGCACAGATTCACAGTCCACCCACGCCATCGAGCCTCTCTTTCAGTCATGTAGAAAGGTGTAGTGACTTGgacatgcatcccaaatggcaccctattccctctatagtaaactacttttgaccagagtcgtATGGcccctgtagtagtagtagtagtagtgcactagTCCTATGGCCgctgtagtagtgcactagtcCTGCAGCCCCTGTAGTAGTGCACAGTAGTTGAGGTCAGGAGGGTAGGAAGGGAATTTTTAGTGGGCAGCTTTAGAAATACCATGTGTCACTGGGTCGTCAGGTTGTACTGTATTTTCTAAGATGTTTGATTCCCAGCCATTCATACTGTAGGAGGGAGTAGACTCATTATAGTGCTTACAAGATGCATTCATGTCTCTCTTCAAATGTGCAGAATGTAAGGCAGGAAAAATATAATAATGACAACAATAGCGAAATATGAAAGTATCAGTTAGTGCCACAATAAAGATTCCTAAAGTGCTGTGATGTGACCTAGCGACagctactgtcacgccctgaccttagagagcctttttatttctctatttggttaggtcggggtgtgatttgggtgggcattctagtttttctatttctttgttggccgggtatggttcccaatcagaggcagctgtctatcgttgtctctgattggggatcatacttaggcagcattttttccacctttaatttgtgggattttgtttgtgtgtagttgctttctgcacgGCATGTAGCTTTacgtttgtttttgtatttttttttttttttcggtgtcatttaaataaaagtaaaatgtatgcctaccacactgcaccttggtccaatccatctTTAAACAAACGTGACAGCTATTCTATTTGGACCATAGTATGTGAGCGGAGCGGCGCTGGAGCGAGGAGCAAAaggtgcccaatttgactggagtaCAGAGTGAGATTCCTAAAAAGGCAATTTCGCTCCAGTAGCTCTCACTCGAGCTCAGGCCAGCCCATCCCAGCATGCACTTctagtctacttgtgtgctgctaatagccccttgctttagctactgtcatggagttcactatatattttcataaagaaactgataaaacacacagatgCAACATCAAGGTGACTTTCAAAGAggaggaccaagagcaagagg
Coding sequences within it:
- the LOC121840032 gene encoding vegetative cell wall protein gp1-like, whose translation is MEVWGLQNSTPCQSSSIYKLPQPHHKPPSSPSPIPHDKHPLFILPIPLNPSTSTPYSFSPIPLNPTTSTPYSFSPIPHQPLHKQPLFSLPIPPQPLHSTPYSFSPIPLNPTTSTSYSFSPFPINPSTSTPYSFSPFPLNPTTSTPYSASPFPINPTTSTPYSFSPFPINPSTPYSASPFPLNPTTCTPYSASPFPLNPTTCTPYSTSPFPINPSTSTPYSASPFPLNPTTCTPYSASPFPINPSTSTPYSASPFPLNPTSSTPYSASPFPLNPTTCTPYLVCPIPPQPHLKHPLFPCPLHLLPECHPTL